A region from the Kribbella shirazensis genome encodes:
- a CDS encoding ATP-binding protein, with product MAESKPVATARGRLPAELTSFVGRRRELADTRRLLSSSRLLTLTGAGGVGKTRLALRMAGEVRRTFSDGVWFAELAALRDPALLGHTLAGALELSQVSADPTADLAEYLEDKHLLLVMDNCEQLAEACAVLASKLLAAAPQLRILATSRHVLGVEGEQVLVVPPLSTPPAEALAADADQYESLVLFTDRVRALLPEFEIDERNRAQVIEICRQLDGVPLALELAAVWMRTLSPAQILDRLEDRFRLLASGRQAGPARQQALDAAVTWSYDLCSPAEQLLWERLSVFSGGFDLEGAEQVCAGDGIARDEVLDLVAGLLNKSIITRTVATDHSVAWYDMLTTISQYGAMRLAEAGRTSEFRLRHRDYYRDLAAGWAEDSFGPRQADWYIRMRREHDNLRAALDFCLAEPGEGPVAVEIAAPIWNFWFAGFLREGHRYLSRAIAAAPEQTPARALGLWAGSYLAMFLGEVDQGSRLLAECEELAERYDDARLRARIAEVAGHALIYQGDLAGAIGRLEEGLAGFRAVGDRLGEFDVLILLSAATFFAGDPRVEGFSRLAYELADSRGAASSKAYALWSVGIVQWRDHDQLSEATNSFREAIRLWQPLNDRTGIGFCVQALSWCAGSGAPTEQAARLMGASRAVWRSSGAHVDETTPYSQFDDRTEQRSRAAIGDAAFDAAFRVGAAYSFEQAVSLALGEETGRDRAAKRGMAGRLTRREHEIAVLIGEGLSNREIAARLVISQRTAETHVEHILSKLGFSSRAQVARWVAEHAER from the coding sequence ATGGCGGAGTCGAAGCCAGTCGCGACGGCTCGTGGGCGGCTGCCGGCCGAGCTGACGAGCTTTGTAGGGCGGCGTCGTGAGTTGGCGGACACGAGGCGCTTGCTGTCGAGCAGCCGTCTGCTGACCCTCACCGGCGCGGGGGGAGTCGGCAAGACGCGTCTGGCGCTGCGGATGGCTGGAGAGGTACGGCGTACGTTCTCCGACGGCGTGTGGTTCGCGGAACTGGCGGCACTGCGCGATCCGGCACTGCTCGGGCACACTCTGGCGGGCGCGCTCGAGCTGAGCCAGGTGTCTGCCGACCCGACCGCTGATCTGGCCGAGTACCTCGAGGACAAGCATCTGCTGCTCGTGATGGACAACTGCGAGCAACTTGCCGAGGCATGCGCTGTACTGGCGAGCAAACTGCTTGCGGCGGCGCCGCAGCTCCGGATCCTGGCGACCAGTCGGCACGTGCTGGGTGTGGAAGGCGAGCAGGTCCTGGTCGTGCCCCCGTTGTCGACACCGCCGGCGGAAGCCTTGGCCGCCGATGCCGATCAGTACGAGTCATTGGTGCTGTTCACCGACCGGGTCCGGGCCTTGCTGCCCGAGTTCGAGATCGACGAGCGGAACCGGGCGCAGGTGATCGAGATTTGCCGGCAGCTGGACGGCGTACCGCTGGCGCTCGAACTCGCGGCGGTCTGGATGCGGACGCTGTCGCCGGCGCAGATCCTCGACCGGCTCGAGGACCGCTTCCGGCTGCTGGCGAGCGGGCGGCAGGCCGGACCCGCCCGGCAGCAGGCGCTCGACGCGGCCGTGACCTGGAGCTATGACCTGTGTTCCCCGGCGGAGCAGTTGCTGTGGGAACGGTTGTCGGTGTTCTCCGGCGGCTTCGACCTCGAAGGCGCGGAGCAGGTCTGCGCCGGTGACGGCATCGCACGCGACGAGGTGCTCGACCTCGTCGCCGGCCTGCTGAACAAGTCGATCATCACCCGCACGGTCGCCACCGACCATTCGGTCGCCTGGTACGACATGCTCACCACGATCAGCCAGTACGGCGCGATGCGGCTGGCCGAGGCCGGACGGACCTCCGAGTTCCGGCTCCGGCACCGCGATTACTACCGGGACCTGGCCGCGGGGTGGGCCGAGGACAGCTTCGGTCCACGCCAGGCGGACTGGTACATCCGGATGCGGCGCGAACACGACAATCTGCGGGCCGCGCTCGACTTCTGCCTGGCCGAGCCGGGCGAGGGGCCGGTCGCGGTGGAGATCGCCGCACCGATCTGGAACTTCTGGTTCGCCGGGTTCCTCCGCGAGGGCCACCGCTATCTCAGCCGGGCGATCGCCGCCGCGCCGGAGCAGACGCCGGCCCGGGCGCTGGGGCTCTGGGCGGGCAGCTATCTGGCCATGTTCCTCGGCGAGGTGGACCAAGGCAGCCGGCTGCTGGCCGAGTGTGAGGAGCTCGCCGAGCGGTACGACGACGCTCGGCTGCGGGCCCGGATCGCGGAGGTCGCGGGTCATGCCCTGATCTACCAGGGCGATCTGGCCGGTGCGATCGGCCGGCTCGAGGAGGGGCTGGCCGGGTTCCGCGCGGTGGGCGACCGGCTCGGTGAGTTCGACGTACTCATCCTGTTGTCGGCGGCAACGTTCTTCGCCGGTGATCCGCGGGTGGAAGGGTTCAGCCGGCTGGCGTACGAGCTGGCCGACTCCCGCGGTGCGGCCTCGTCGAAGGCCTACGCGTTGTGGAGTGTCGGCATCGTCCAGTGGCGGGACCACGATCAGTTGAGCGAGGCGACCAACTCGTTCCGGGAGGCGATCCGGTTGTGGCAGCCCCTGAACGACCGGACCGGGATCGGGTTCTGCGTCCAGGCCCTGTCCTGGTGTGCCGGGTCGGGTGCGCCCACCGAGCAGGCCGCCCGGTTGATGGGCGCGTCGCGGGCGGTCTGGCGGTCGAGCGGTGCCCATGTCGACGAGACGACGCCGTACAGCCAGTTCGACGACAGGACCGAGCAGCGGAGCCGGGCGGCGATCGGCGACGCGGCGTTCGACGCGGCGTTCCGGGTGGGGGCGGCGTACTCCTTCGAGCAGGCGGTCTCGCTCGCGCTGGGCGAGGAGACCGGACGCGACCGGGCGGCGAAGCGGGGGATGGCGGGCCGCCTGACGCGGCGTGAGCACGAGATCGCGGTGCTGATCGGTGAGGGCCTGAGCAACCGGGAGATTGCCGCCCGGCTCGTCATCTCCCAGCGCACCGCGGAGACCCACGTCGAGCACATCCTCAGCAAACTCGGCTTCTCCTCCCGCGCCCAGGTCGCCCGCTGGGTCGCGGAGCACGCCGAGCGGTGA
- a CDS encoding alpha/beta hydrolase, with translation MVRLGLIAVSVVLLLLALAWGFQRQLIYLPDTSAVTAGAGVEDVVLETSDGVRLGAWLVPARAPDRGVAVLVANGNGGNRAGRVPLAQALAARGLTVLLFDYRGYGGNDGSPSEQGLARDVRAAQRYLAAYGVPPERTVYFGESLGAAVVTELATSVAPGGLVLRSPFVDLASVGKVHYPFLPVRLLLRDEFPVAERLAGVKAPVAVVYGSADSVVPPEQSRSVAEAAPTLKDLVEIRGADHNDAELAHGPPVVAAVVRIADQL, from the coding sequence ATGGTGCGGCTGGGGCTGATCGCGGTGTCGGTGGTGCTGTTGCTGCTGGCTCTGGCGTGGGGCTTCCAGCGGCAGCTGATCTACCTGCCTGACACGTCTGCTGTGACCGCCGGGGCGGGTGTCGAGGACGTGGTGCTCGAGACGAGCGACGGCGTGCGGCTGGGTGCTTGGCTGGTGCCTGCCCGAGCACCTGACCGTGGCGTCGCCGTACTGGTCGCCAACGGGAACGGCGGGAACCGCGCCGGTCGGGTTCCGCTCGCGCAGGCACTGGCTGCCCGTGGGCTGACGGTCCTGCTGTTCGACTATCGCGGGTACGGCGGCAACGACGGGTCTCCGAGCGAGCAAGGACTCGCGAGGGACGTGCGGGCGGCGCAGCGGTACCTGGCGGCGTACGGCGTACCGCCTGAGCGGACTGTGTACTTCGGTGAGAGCCTCGGGGCCGCTGTGGTGACGGAGCTCGCGACATCGGTTGCGCCCGGTGGTCTGGTGCTGCGGTCACCGTTCGTCGACCTGGCGTCGGTCGGCAAGGTGCACTACCCGTTCCTGCCGGTCCGGCTGCTGCTCCGCGACGAGTTCCCGGTGGCTGAGCGACTGGCTGGGGTGAAAGCGCCGGTTGCTGTGGTGTACGGGAGCGCGGACAGCGTCGTACCGCCGGAGCAGAGCCGATCGGTGGCCGAGGCCGCGCCGACACTGAAGGATCTGGTGGAGATCCGGGGAGCCGACCACAACGATGCCGAGTTGGCGCATGGACCGCCAGTGGTCGCGGCCGTCGTCAGGATCGCCGACCAGCTCTAG
- a CDS encoding phosphotransferase, translated as MTRRKVHADQADIDTALVRELVAVQFPQWAALPLEPVDSGGLCNAIYRLGSDLSVRLPLRPSVTDVIRREQAKLAALAPFLPVAIPSVEAIGAPTDAFPGEWSVHRWLTGGHPSHDPLVDPRGLATDLAAFVDAFRRIDLPDRPPAYPGERRTRAPMVEMDSSTRTAIGELDGLIDARAALASWEESLAAPYDGREVWVHSDLTPSNMLVSAEGRLTAVLDFETCGVGDPACDLFPVWHLLPANVRDEFRAALDVDDATWLRGRGRVLSQALIVWSYQKDTNPAIANYARHIIGEVLTAPR; from the coding sequence GTGACTCGTCGCAAGGTCCACGCCGATCAGGCCGACATCGACACGGCGCTCGTCCGCGAACTGGTGGCGGTTCAGTTCCCGCAGTGGGCTGCGTTGCCGCTGGAGCCGGTCGACTCCGGTGGATTGTGTAACGCGATCTACCGCCTCGGTTCCGACCTGTCCGTACGGCTGCCGCTCCGGCCCTCGGTCACCGACGTAATCCGACGGGAGCAGGCGAAACTCGCGGCACTCGCGCCGTTCCTGCCTGTGGCCATCCCTTCTGTCGAGGCGATCGGCGCACCCACCGACGCGTTCCCGGGCGAGTGGTCCGTCCACCGCTGGCTCACCGGCGGACACCCCTCTCACGACCCGCTCGTCGACCCACGCGGGCTGGCGACGGACCTCGCGGCGTTCGTCGACGCGTTCCGGCGGATCGACCTGCCAGACCGGCCGCCGGCGTATCCGGGTGAGCGCCGCACGCGCGCTCCGATGGTCGAGATGGACTCCTCGACGCGGACCGCGATCGGCGAGCTGGACGGCCTGATCGACGCTCGCGCCGCGCTGGCGTCGTGGGAGGAGTCGCTCGCGGCGCCGTACGACGGGCGCGAGGTGTGGGTGCACTCGGACCTGACGCCGAGCAACATGCTCGTGTCGGCGGAGGGTCGGCTGACCGCGGTGCTCGACTTCGAGACATGCGGTGTCGGCGATCCGGCGTGCGACCTGTTCCCCGTGTGGCATCTACTACCCGCGAACGTCCGCGACGAGTTCCGTGCGGCGCTGGATGTGGACGACGCGACGTGGCTCCGCGGACGCGGGCGCGTGCTGTCTCAGGCCCTGATCGTGTGGTCGTACCAAAAGGACACCAACCCGGCGATCGCGAACTACGCGCGGCACATCATCGGCGAGGTGCTCACAGCTCCTCGGTGA
- a CDS encoding DUF222 domain-containing protein: MPPDDLYDLEDPHPPRLLSEEDLYDELPSMSRVDGLEWELWAGVEQDEAEREMLRLQAPAWVFLPPGAELAAALEKLRPQCESPVALIEAMKAATRMEAWAASIKTAAQASFVRQRKAQATEIPRPTQIDTSGRPIDPERSWSAEIGAALHLSTDTAARHIDTALHLTGPLTATHTALRCGALTWSKALAISEATRALPPEAAQAVETHVLRRAPGQTHKNLRESLRRQVAKHTIEEDTDRHREAVTDRTCKIVPLPDGMAGLWVVHTADKIQQMWVVVQAIADLAKRPSPKPGSAPATVPSPAGTSGEATGAETTLRPTGANAPPSTNSTTPGHRTDGKQTNDRPPRDQRTAGQRRADVMADLFEHMLHNGLDWLGRRLPDQHRRRPHIEVVTPVTTLLGVDDDPCELTGYGPIPADMARRIASDGTWRRLLTDPASGAVLEASTTRHDPGALVTETLLARHPVCAWPGCNRTSRQCDRDHATPFRQSGRTNLTGLVPYCEYHHVVKDTPAWGWTTTAHPDGSVTLTAPTGHRYTTVPPARGPITQQPPHPPNDQPNAPPPF; encoded by the coding sequence GTGCCTCCCGATGATCTGTACGACCTGGAGGACCCGCATCCGCCGCGGTTGCTGTCCGAGGAGGATCTGTACGACGAGTTGCCGTCGATGTCGCGGGTCGATGGGCTGGAGTGGGAGTTGTGGGCAGGTGTCGAACAGGACGAGGCCGAGCGGGAGATGCTGCGCCTGCAGGCGCCGGCCTGGGTGTTCCTGCCGCCCGGCGCCGAACTCGCCGCCGCCCTGGAGAAACTACGGCCACAATGCGAATCACCGGTCGCGCTGATCGAGGCGATGAAGGCCGCCACCCGGATGGAAGCCTGGGCCGCCTCGATCAAGACCGCCGCGCAGGCGTCGTTCGTGCGGCAACGCAAAGCCCAGGCCACCGAGATCCCCCGCCCCACCCAGATCGACACCTCCGGCCGCCCGATCGACCCCGAACGCTCCTGGTCCGCCGAGATCGGCGCCGCCCTGCACCTGTCCACCGACACCGCCGCCCGCCACATCGACACCGCACTCCACCTGACCGGACCACTCACCGCGACCCACACCGCACTACGCTGCGGCGCCCTGACCTGGTCCAAAGCCCTCGCCATCTCCGAAGCCACCCGCGCCCTCCCGCCCGAGGCCGCGCAAGCAGTCGAGACCCACGTGCTGCGCCGCGCCCCGGGCCAAACCCACAAAAACCTGCGAGAGTCGCTGCGCCGCCAGGTCGCCAAACACACCATCGAGGAAGACACCGACCGCCACCGCGAAGCGGTCACCGACCGCACCTGCAAAATCGTGCCGCTGCCCGACGGCATGGCCGGACTCTGGGTCGTCCACACCGCCGACAAAATCCAGCAAATGTGGGTCGTCGTCCAAGCCATCGCCGACCTCGCCAAACGCCCCAGCCCCAAACCCGGCAGCGCGCCGGCCACCGTGCCGTCGCCCGCCGGCACCAGCGGCGAGGCGACCGGTGCAGAAACCACTCTCAGACCGACCGGCGCGAACGCCCCACCCAGCACGAACAGCACCACCCCAGGCCACCGCACCGACGGCAAGCAGACCAACGACAGGCCACCCAGGGATCAGCGGACCGCGGGGCAGCGGCGCGCCGACGTGATGGCCGACCTGTTCGAACACATGCTGCACAACGGCCTGGACTGGCTCGGCCGCCGACTACCCGACCAGCACCGCAGACGCCCGCACATCGAGGTCGTGACCCCGGTCACCACTCTCCTTGGAGTGGACGATGACCCGTGCGAACTCACGGGCTACGGCCCGATCCCGGCCGACATGGCCCGCCGCATCGCCTCTGACGGCACCTGGCGACGTCTCCTCACCGACCCCGCCAGCGGCGCCGTACTGGAGGCCTCCACCACCCGGCACGACCCCGGCGCCCTCGTCACCGAAACCCTTCTCGCGCGGCACCCGGTCTGCGCCTGGCCCGGCTGCAACCGCACGTCCCGCCAATGCGACCGCGACCACGCCACACCGTTCAGACAGTCCGGCCGGACAAACCTGACCGGGCTCGTGCCGTACTGCGAGTACCACCACGTCGTGAAGGACACCCCGGCGTGGGGATGGACCACGACCGCCCACCCCGACGGCTCCGTCACGCTCACCGCACCCACCGGCCACCGTTACACCACCGTCCCACCGGCCCGCGGTCCCATCACCCAACAACCACCCCACCCACCAAACGACCAACCAAACGCCCCACCACCCTTCTAG
- a CDS encoding Type 1 glutamine amidotransferase-like domain-containing protein, with translation MKLYLSSFRLGDHPEHLVALLPPAARVAVVCNAIDAEDPAVRRAKVADEVHWLTELGLRPEELDLRESADFSPYDGLWVRGGNVFVLRATLARSGADRTLPELIRSEQLVYAGYSAGACVLTPSLRGLELCDDVVAVDGEVLWDGLGVLDHAIVPHLDSPGHPETELVARVAELYERTGVPHLQMRDGQALVVDGNHHELV, from the coding sequence GTGAAGCTCTACCTGTCGTCGTTCCGCCTCGGCGATCACCCCGAACACCTCGTCGCGCTCCTGCCGCCGGCGGCCCGAGTGGCCGTCGTCTGCAACGCGATCGACGCCGAGGATCCGGCCGTACGCCGTGCGAAGGTCGCCGACGAGGTCCACTGGCTGACCGAGCTGGGCCTCCGCCCCGAGGAGCTCGATCTGCGCGAGTCTGCGGACTTCTCGCCGTACGACGGCCTCTGGGTCCGCGGCGGCAACGTGTTTGTTCTCCGCGCCACCCTCGCCCGCTCCGGCGCCGACCGCACTCTCCCCGAGCTCATCCGTTCCGAGCAGCTCGTGTACGCCGGCTACAGCGCCGGAGCGTGTGTCCTGACACCCAGCCTGCGCGGCCTCGAGCTGTGCGACGACGTGGTGGCCGTCGACGGCGAGGTCCTCTGGGACGGACTCGGCGTACTCGACCACGCGATCGTCCCGCACCTCGACTCACCCGGTCACCCCGAGACCGAGCTGGTCGCCCGCGTCGCTGAGCTCTACGAGCGGACCGGCGTGCCGCACCTGCAGATGCGCGACGGACAGGCTCTGGTTGTCGACGGCAACCACCACGAGCTCGTCTAG
- a CDS encoding RluA family pseudouridine synthase, with the protein MVPDGLAGERLDAALSRLFGVSRTKAAELIESGLVQVDGAPAPKSSRVAAGVLLDVELPPPPSEVTVVPETVENLRIVYDDDEIIVVDKPVGVAAHPSPGWTGPTVIGHLAGAGFSISTSGAAERKGIVHRLDVGTSGLMVVAKTEYAYTVLKRAFKERTVRKIYHALVQGHPDPFTGTVDAPIDRHPHHDYKFGVVAGGKPSVTHYETLEAFRYATLLEITLETGRTHQIRVHMSAIGHPCCGDLTYGADPVLAERLGLTRQWLHAMRLGFAHPGTGEYVEFTSQYPEDLDQALDLLVDTQ; encoded by the coding sequence ATGGTGCCGGACGGTCTCGCGGGGGAGCGGCTGGACGCGGCGCTGTCCCGGCTGTTCGGCGTGTCCCGGACCAAGGCGGCCGAGCTGATCGAGTCCGGCCTGGTCCAGGTCGACGGCGCCCCGGCGCCGAAGTCCTCCCGGGTCGCGGCCGGCGTACTGCTCGATGTCGAGCTGCCACCGCCGCCGTCCGAGGTGACCGTCGTTCCGGAGACCGTGGAGAACCTGCGGATCGTGTACGACGACGACGAGATCATCGTCGTGGACAAGCCGGTCGGTGTCGCCGCGCACCCGTCGCCCGGGTGGACCGGCCCGACCGTGATCGGGCACCTGGCCGGCGCCGGGTTCAGCATCTCCACGAGCGGCGCGGCGGAGCGCAAGGGCATCGTCCACCGGCTCGACGTCGGCACGTCGGGCCTGATGGTGGTCGCGAAGACGGAGTACGCCTACACCGTCCTGAAGCGCGCCTTCAAGGAGCGCACGGTGCGCAAGATCTACCACGCGCTCGTGCAGGGCCACCCCGACCCGTTCACCGGTACGGTCGACGCCCCGATCGACCGGCATCCGCACCACGACTACAAGTTCGGTGTGGTGGCCGGCGGCAAGCCGAGCGTGACGCACTACGAGACGCTCGAGGCGTTCCGGTACGCGACGCTGCTGGAGATCACCCTCGAGACCGGGCGGACGCACCAGATCCGCGTCCACATGTCCGCGATCGGCCACCCGTGCTGCGGCGACCTGACGTACGGCGCCGACCCGGTTCTGGCCGAACGCCTCGGCCTCACCCGCCAGTGGCTGCACGCGATGCGCCTCGGCTTCGCCCACCCGGGCACGGGCGAGTACGTCGAGTTCACCTCGCAGTACCCCGAGGACCTCGACCAGGCCCTGGACCTCCTCGTCGACACCCAGTGA
- the lspA gene encoding signal peptidase II — MQRTPGTPLNDDPASSHQVGDADTPEPADDSSAGSPSPPGGRSWKWTVVFGGVGLVILVLDQLTKALALAHLTPGEPVNVIGSLLKFNLIRNSGAAFSLGSGYTPYISVVQITVAAGVIYLSRKLGSAGWAVAFGLLFGGAVGNILDRIFREPSPFHGHVVDFLQTPHWAIFNVADMAVTSAAVLLVIQTLRGIRLDGTREQRK; from the coding sequence ATGCAAAGAACGCCAGGAACGCCGCTGAACGACGACCCCGCCTCGTCCCACCAGGTGGGGGACGCAGACACACCGGAGCCGGCCGACGATTCGTCGGCCGGTTCTCCGTCGCCCCCGGGCGGCCGGTCGTGGAAGTGGACCGTGGTGTTCGGCGGGGTCGGACTGGTGATCCTGGTCCTCGACCAGCTGACGAAGGCGCTGGCGCTGGCACATCTGACGCCCGGTGAGCCGGTGAACGTGATCGGCAGCCTGCTGAAGTTCAACCTGATCCGGAACTCCGGCGCCGCGTTCAGCCTCGGCTCCGGTTACACGCCGTACATCAGCGTGGTCCAGATCACCGTCGCGGCCGGCGTGATCTACCTGTCCCGCAAGCTCGGGTCGGCGGGCTGGGCGGTCGCCTTCGGGCTGCTGTTCGGCGGTGCGGTCGGGAACATCCTGGACCGGATCTTCCGCGAGCCGTCGCCGTTCCACGGGCATGTGGTCGACTTCCTGCAGACGCCGCACTGGGCGATCTTCAACGTCGCGGACATGGCCGTGACGTCGGCCGCCGTACTGCTGGTGATCCAGACGTTGCGCGGGATCAGGCTCGACGGGACCCGGGAGCAGCGCAAGTGA
- a CDS encoding TraR/DksA family transcriptional regulator: MKTNENRTPATAPAKSAAHTAETFKVKPGEDPWTAAELAELRTELESEVEHLKQEIRDAEQEIVGLFRDGSDGAGNDQADVGSTTLERYHELSLANNARDMLNQIEFALTRIDDGTYGVCESCGNPIGKGRLQAFPRATLCVSCKERQERR; the protein is encoded by the coding sequence ATGAAGACGAACGAGAACAGGACCCCGGCGACGGCGCCGGCGAAGTCCGCAGCACACACGGCCGAGACCTTCAAGGTGAAGCCGGGTGAGGACCCGTGGACCGCTGCCGAGCTCGCCGAGCTGCGCACGGAACTCGAGAGTGAGGTCGAGCACCTCAAGCAGGAGATCCGCGACGCCGAGCAGGAGATCGTGGGTCTGTTCCGGGACGGTAGCGACGGCGCGGGCAACGACCAGGCGGACGTCGGTTCCACCACCCTGGAGCGGTACCACGAGCTGTCGCTGGCGAACAACGCGCGGGACATGCTGAACCAGATCGAGTTCGCGCTGACCAGGATCGACGACGGCACGTACGGCGTCTGCGAGAGCTGCGGCAACCCGATCGGCAAGGGTCGGCTGCAGGCGTTCCCGCGTGCGACACTGTGTGTCTCATGCAAAGAACGCCAGGAACGCCGCTGA
- a CDS encoding DUF167 domain-containing protein has product MRILLRVKPGASRTAVGGRYDGPSGPALVVAVAARAVEGQATKAVLRAVAAEFGVRRSAVTLVRGATSRDKLVEVEGEENDIRARLERLLD; this is encoded by the coding sequence ATGAGAATTCTGCTGCGGGTGAAGCCGGGGGCTTCCAGAACCGCGGTCGGCGGCCGGTACGACGGTCCGTCCGGGCCGGCGCTGGTGGTCGCGGTGGCAGCCCGTGCGGTGGAGGGACAGGCGACGAAGGCTGTTCTGAGGGCGGTCGCGGCGGAGTTCGGCGTACGGCGCTCCGCGGTGACGTTGGTGCGTGGTGCGACCAGCAGGGACAAGCTGGTCGAGGTGGAGGGGGAGGAGAACGACATCCGGGCGCGGCTCGAACGGCTGCTGGATTGA